One genomic region from Kineobactrum salinum encodes:
- a CDS encoding QcrA and Rieske domain-containing protein produces MLAETHGDVYLAHFGVPIGVCEIPPGKWLQFELEGSPVFVRHRMAGEGSDTGESMSEAQSPTEVLESNVLIALSGICPHAGCRVTPGVIKSNGFLCPCHGSEFDVHGQVVKGPAKENLARVPHQISEAGLVFHRK; encoded by the coding sequence GTGCTTGCAGAAACACATGGTGACGTTTATCTGGCGCATTTTGGTGTCCCTATTGGGGTCTGCGAAATACCTCCCGGAAAATGGCTACAGTTCGAGCTTGAAGGCTCGCCTGTCTTCGTTCGCCATCGAATGGCCGGGGAAGGTAGCGACACCGGCGAAAGCATGTCTGAAGCCCAAAGCCCTACTGAAGTACTCGAATCAAATGTACTGATAGCGCTATCGGGAATCTGCCCTCATGCCGGTTGCCGAGTGACCCCTGGTGTGATCAAAAGTAATGGATTCCTTTGTCCCTGTCACGGATCTGAATTTGATGTTCATGGACAGGTAGTGAAAGGACCAGCAAAAGAGAATCTTGCCCGGGTACCTCATCAAATCAGCGAGGCCGGACTCGTATTCCACAGAAAGTAG
- a CDS encoding YncE family protein, giving the protein MLIKLTLFVLWLIMFTSPAMAKELIYVQARQSKDIHIIDATTYEVLGTIDVGFPTDDVIGSPDGKMVYGNAFMPNGNPVGFPDTGLVYGVSTATNTIVWWGSIPGTPQHLSISRDGKRLFVPALNMNQIYVVDTATGRIVETWPSIIGNHGSELSKDGKRLYTGNALLGRIDVYDTETGRLRKVMTTRSGVRPFKFDDQEKYIYYQLSNFNGFEVRDIQSGDLVDTVNLPELSEGLHPDSFGTVNHGLAITPDGKKLVAAASLEGYVSVFSLPDLQSLGTIPVGEDPNWVRIRSDSKVAFVSNRGSNTVSVVDLETMKEITQVPAGSRPERFAIVDVE; this is encoded by the coding sequence ATGTTGATCAAGCTCACGCTCTTTGTACTTTGGCTCATAATGTTTACAAGTCCAGCAATGGCAAAAGAGCTAATTTACGTGCAAGCGCGTCAATCTAAGGATATTCATATAATTGATGCGACCACCTACGAGGTCTTGGGGACGATAGATGTCGGATTTCCTACCGACGACGTAATCGGATCACCTGATGGGAAGATGGTATACGGAAATGCATTCATGCCAAATGGAAACCCCGTTGGCTTTCCAGACACAGGCCTGGTCTATGGCGTAAGTACCGCGACGAATACAATTGTATGGTGGGGATCGATCCCAGGCACTCCTCAACACTTATCGATTAGTCGGGACGGAAAACGGTTGTTTGTCCCTGCACTAAACATGAACCAGATATATGTAGTCGATACAGCAACAGGGCGGATTGTCGAAACATGGCCAAGTATAATAGGCAATCATGGCTCTGAACTTTCAAAGGATGGGAAGCGACTTTATACGGGAAATGCTCTTTTAGGACGCATAGATGTCTATGATACTGAAACCGGAAGGTTGAGAAAAGTCATGACAACCCGCTCAGGTGTTCGCCCCTTCAAATTTGATGACCAGGAAAAGTATATTTACTACCAACTGTCCAACTTTAACGGCTTTGAAGTCAGGGATATTCAGAGCGGCGATCTGGTCGATACCGTTAACCTTCCTGAATTGTCTGAAGGACTGCACCCTGATTCATTTGGAACTGTCAATCACGGCCTTGCGATAACACCCGACGGGAAAAAACTCGTGGCTGCGGCCTCACTTGAAGGATATGTATCGGTCTTCAGTCTGCCGGATCTGCAATCGCTTGGAACCATCCCGGTGGGCGAGGATCCGAACTGGGTCCGTATACGTTCAGACTCCAAAGTTGCATTTGTTTCAAATCGAGGTTCAAACACCGTTTCCGTGGTTGATCTCGAAACAATGAAGGAGATAACTCAAGTACCTGCGGGATCGAGACCTGAGCGATTTGCCATCGTAGATGTAGAGTAG
- a CDS encoding substrate binding domain-containing protein: MSINLSLSDTIADLFDDRFDLAVRMGHLKDSTLACKKLADLQRIVVASPEYINQHGTPKHPNDLLHHNCLRWDGPLKHLNTWPFTIDGKEVSITVDGNFQCISGIASTYMCLAHLGIGRMAEHLALPAIDRGELVPLLQEFQARDDLGIYLVFMKERVLPPRIRAFVDFVTDHFKNPSWRPSQN; encoded by the coding sequence GTGAGCATTAACCTGTCATTAAGTGATACGATCGCTGATTTATTCGACGACCGCTTTGATCTCGCAGTGCGAATGGGCCACTTGAAGGATTCCACGCTCGCCTGCAAAAAACTCGCAGATCTCCAGCGTATCGTCGTTGCGTCGCCAGAATACATTAATCAACACGGCACACCAAAGCACCCCAATGACCTCCTACACCATAACTGCCTTCGATGGGACGGGCCGTTAAAGCATCTCAATACTTGGCCGTTCACCATTGATGGTAAAGAGGTATCCATAACTGTTGACGGAAATTTTCAATGCATTAGCGGTATAGCAAGCACTTACATGTGCCTTGCCCATCTTGGTATTGGCCGCATGGCGGAACATCTCGCGCTGCCGGCGATTGACCGAGGTGAGTTAGTACCGCTACTTCAGGAGTTTCAGGCTCGCGATGATCTAGGTATTTATCTGGTGTTTATGAAAGAACGTGTACTACCCCCTCGGATACGAGCCTTCGTAGATTTTGTCACTGATCATTTTAAGAATCCGTCTTGGCGTCCTTCGCAGAACTGA
- a CDS encoding LysR family transcriptional regulator, which translates to MRDNRLIEMRVFKAVAEFGSFTEAAHTLSVTQPFVSRTIKSLEARLGITLLRRSTRHLSLTLEGERFLASTNKLLSELSAIEADTSGWQSSINGPIGITAPTNLGIDQIAPYYRAFSKYIPT; encoded by the coding sequence ATGAGAGACAATCGCTTAATAGAGATGCGTGTATTCAAGGCGGTCGCCGAATTCGGTAGCTTTACCGAGGCAGCTCATACGCTTTCAGTCACGCAACCATTTGTTAGCCGCACCATTAAAAGTCTCGAAGCACGATTGGGCATCACATTACTGAGGCGCTCGACACGCCATTTAAGCCTCACCCTGGAGGGCGAGCGTTTCCTTGCATCAACTAACAAGTTACTCTCCGAACTCAGTGCGATCGAGGCTGACACTTCGGGGTGGCAATCCAGCATCAATGGCCCAATTGGTATCACTGCTCCAACCAATCTCGGCATTGATCAGATAGCCCCCTACTACCGCGCTTTCTCGAAATATATCCCGACGTGA
- a CDS encoding acyl-CoA dehydrogenase family protein, with protein MGVYSEQHLEIQRSVRKLIETEINPYVDEWEARCHYPAHEIMKKLGDLGMLGITKPELFGGLGLDYSYALAFAETLGEIHCLGVPTSIGVQTDMATPALARYGSDELRREFLSPAISGDMVACIGVSEPGAGSDVSQITTVAYQNGDDYVINGTKMWITNGAQADWMCMLANTNEGDAHNSKSLIIVPLNIKGVSVSHKLDKMGLRSSDTAQLHFDDVRVPRRHLIGQEGLGFRYQMEQFQEERLCVAASSLRPMEKAIDDAQAYATERKVQGRRIIDNQVVRFKLAELRTEVELLRSLIHRAVEDYISGREVVLLASMAKLTSGRLIRKVSDSCLQYFGGMGFMSETPISRLYRDCRVLSIGGGADEIMLEIISKRCGMTGHKEP; from the coding sequence ATGGGCGTATATAGTGAACAGCATCTAGAGATACAAAGATCAGTACGGAAGCTAATTGAGACCGAGATAAACCCATACGTCGACGAATGGGAAGCCAGATGCCACTATCCAGCACACGAGATCATGAAAAAGCTTGGTGATCTCGGCATGCTGGGGATCACAAAGCCCGAGCTTTTCGGGGGCTTGGGGCTGGACTACAGCTACGCGCTAGCTTTTGCGGAAACGCTCGGTGAGATTCATTGCCTGGGTGTACCGACCTCTATAGGTGTGCAAACTGACATGGCCACTCCGGCCCTGGCCCGATATGGCTCTGATGAACTTCGCCGGGAATTTTTGTCACCAGCGATCTCTGGTGACATGGTGGCCTGCATTGGCGTCTCCGAACCTGGAGCAGGTTCTGACGTAAGCCAGATCACAACTGTGGCCTACCAAAACGGCGATGACTATGTCATCAATGGCACCAAGATGTGGATTACAAATGGCGCACAGGCCGACTGGATGTGCATGTTGGCCAATACAAACGAAGGAGATGCGCACAATTCAAAATCGCTAATCATCGTGCCGCTGAATATCAAAGGTGTATCTGTATCACACAAACTCGACAAAATGGGTTTACGTAGCTCAGATACAGCCCAACTTCATTTCGACGATGTTCGCGTGCCGCGTCGTCATTTGATAGGCCAAGAAGGTCTTGGATTCAGATACCAAATGGAACAGTTTCAGGAAGAGCGACTATGTGTCGCAGCGTCATCATTGCGTCCTATGGAAAAAGCCATAGACGACGCCCAGGCATATGCGACCGAACGCAAAGTCCAAGGGCGGCGAATTATCGATAACCAGGTCGTGCGGTTCAAACTGGCCGAGCTTCGCACCGAGGTGGAGTTGCTTCGCTCCCTCATTCATCGAGCCGTGGAAGATTACATCTCCGGCCGCGAGGTCGTCCTCCTCGCTTCGATGGCGAAATTGACATCAGGTAGATTGATCCGCAAAGTTTCGGATAGCTGTCTGCAGTATTTTGGTGGAATGGGATTCATGAGCGAAACGCCTATATCACGCCTGTATCGAGACTGTCGTGTTCTGTCAATCGGCGGTGGAGCAGACGAGATAATGCTGGAAATTATATCCAAGCGCTGCGGTATGACAGGTCACAAAGAGCCATAG
- a CDS encoding class II aldolase/adducin family protein produces the protein MINTSREESVYNPTQDNLIFPTKPEFSSTEEERQHRKARLAAACRFFADKGFGVGFGGHLTVRDPEHEGLFWTNPVCIPFGQVRKSMLILVDHKGQVIEGDYAINRAGYVLHSAVHEMNPDIVASCHAHALNSGAWASMGREIEPISQDACIFYGDHTVLAEGSGKVPVGSDSGRAIAEAFMANKIVIHQNHGLLAASRDSIDSAAFWFYLFDRVCKMQMLSESLSTKPIHVSAENATYTQKHLGTEYIAWLNFQCEFAEIQKRHPDFNL, from the coding sequence ATGATCAATACCTCCAGAGAAGAGTCGGTTTACAACCCAACGCAGGACAATCTGATCTTTCCTACCAAGCCTGAATTTTCCAGCACGGAAGAAGAACGACAGCATCGGAAAGCACGTCTGGCAGCAGCCTGTCGCTTCTTTGCGGATAAAGGCTTTGGTGTCGGCTTCGGAGGGCATCTGACTGTGCGAGATCCGGAGCATGAGGGGCTTTTCTGGACCAACCCGGTGTGCATACCCTTCGGTCAGGTGCGCAAATCAATGCTGATCCTCGTTGATCACAAAGGCCAGGTGATAGAGGGCGATTATGCCATTAACCGGGCAGGCTATGTCCTGCACTCAGCAGTGCATGAAATGAACCCGGACATTGTAGCTTCATGCCACGCTCACGCTCTGAACAGCGGCGCCTGGGCCTCTATGGGCCGTGAGATAGAGCCAATTTCTCAAGACGCGTGCATATTCTACGGCGACCACACGGTGCTTGCCGAGGGTTCTGGTAAGGTGCCTGTTGGGTCTGATTCTGGCCGGGCAATCGCAGAGGCATTCATGGCGAATAAGATTGTTATCCATCAAAATCATGGCCTTCTCGCTGCGAGTCGGGATAGCATCGATTCAGCTGCATTTTGGTTCTATTTGTTCGACCGGGTATGTAAGATGCAAATGCTCTCAGAAAGCCTATCCACCAAGCCAATCCATGTTTCTGCTGAGAATGCCACATATACACAGAAGCATCTTGGCACGGAATACATAGCATGGCTGAACTTTCAGTGCGAATTCGCAGAGATTCAGAAAAGACATCCAGACTTCAATCTCTAG
- a CDS encoding tannase/feruloyl esterase family alpha/beta hydrolase, with product MKISANNARLVLLHAVILLAVRVEAREVAVTPVRSCESLTSLSLLNKTVDSATLVSTTVSAPEYCNVQLTVDSPAQASFRVAVFLPTETWNGRFVGTGGAGFSAGGLDTPCSWGVGGGYTPCAINAGYATASTDGGTQGASFPLNPDNTLNLPVIDAWSHLALHETAVAAKELMSLFYGTGPSYSYFYGGSGGGRQALMLAQRSPNDYDGIAAFWPALDLARLLPGVLWPQVVMNVEGHFIPQSTFNAVNDKVINECDELDGVQDDIISNWQECEFDAHTLVGDLLTAEEAEIINKIWQGPRTVDGEFLWFGPPHGTPLDRLATTVTSSDGATHPAPRSDSLVWIAQWVLQDPTFDWRTITYESFTQIFEQSVAMWDARVGAGDPDLSAFREVGGKLIMTHGTFDNGIPMEGTVGYYNNIATSLGGMNKAHQVARLFLSPGGGHDRIILGHPHPGLMPTGYVGATPSPGSVLEALVKWVENHQPPRKLLGFAQGQGAVPGMTRPLCMYPLVARYKGRGDTADSKNFICHKSFGPPGKPFDK from the coding sequence ATGAAAATATCAGCGAATAATGCAAGATTAGTTTTGTTACATGCTGTGATATTGTTAGCGGTTCGGGTAGAGGCACGGGAGGTGGCAGTAACGCCGGTTCGTTCCTGTGAGAGTTTAACAAGCCTGAGCCTTCTCAACAAAACAGTCGATAGTGCGACTTTGGTCAGTACCACGGTCTCCGCACCAGAGTATTGCAACGTTCAGCTTACGGTCGATTCCCCCGCCCAGGCGTCTTTTCGTGTTGCAGTATTCCTGCCTACCGAAACCTGGAACGGCCGCTTCGTCGGTACCGGAGGAGCGGGATTCTCAGCAGGTGGCCTCGACACGCCTTGCTCTTGGGGCGTTGGCGGCGGATATACACCGTGTGCGATTAACGCAGGATACGCGACAGCAAGCACGGATGGTGGGACGCAGGGCGCGTCGTTCCCACTGAACCCAGACAACACTCTCAACTTGCCCGTTATAGATGCCTGGAGTCACCTGGCCCTCCATGAAACGGCCGTGGCGGCAAAGGAGCTAATGTCGCTCTTCTACGGCACCGGGCCGTCATACTCCTATTTCTATGGTGGTTCGGGTGGCGGGCGCCAGGCGCTTATGTTGGCGCAACGCTCTCCCAATGACTACGATGGTATTGCAGCTTTCTGGCCGGCACTGGACCTTGCGCGGCTGCTTCCCGGTGTGCTGTGGCCGCAGGTGGTGATGAATGTCGAAGGTCATTTTATCCCACAGTCCACGTTCAATGCGGTGAACGATAAGGTGATCAATGAATGTGATGAGCTGGATGGCGTGCAGGACGACATCATCTCAAACTGGCAAGAGTGTGAATTCGATGCTCATACCCTGGTCGGCGATTTGCTGACCGCTGAAGAAGCTGAGATTATCAATAAGATTTGGCAAGGTCCACGCACTGTGGATGGCGAGTTTCTTTGGTTCGGACCGCCACATGGAACGCCACTTGATCGCCTTGCAACCACGGTGACGTCCTCCGACGGAGCTACACACCCAGCGCCGAGGTCGGATTCTTTGGTTTGGATCGCCCAGTGGGTCCTGCAGGATCCCACGTTCGACTGGCGTACGATTACTTACGAATCCTTCACTCAAATCTTTGAGCAGTCAGTGGCGATGTGGGATGCACGGGTTGGCGCGGGTGATCCGGATTTATCAGCATTTCGAGAAGTCGGCGGCAAGTTGATCATGACCCACGGTACCTTTGACAATGGCATTCCTATGGAGGGTACCGTCGGCTACTACAATAATATCGCAACGTCGCTAGGTGGAATGAACAAAGCTCATCAGGTCGCAAGACTATTCCTGAGCCCCGGTGGCGGACACGACAGAATCATCCTGGGACACCCACATCCTGGTTTAATGCCGACCGGATACGTAGGTGCCACACCCAGTCCTGGCAGCGTGCTAGAAGCGCTTGTGAAGTGGGTCGAGAACCACCAGCCACCCCGCAAACTGCTCGGCTTCGCGCAGGGGCAAGGCGCAGTGCCCGGTATGACCAGGCCGCTGTGCATGTATCCCCTGGTGGCACGCTATAAAGGCCGTGGCGACACCGCGGACAGCAAAAACTTTATCTGTCACAAGAGCTTTGGCCCACCTGGAAAGCCGTTTGATAAATAG
- a CDS encoding arylsulfatase: MHRQKWFDKHSDGGRIIGRRSSSASRFPGTSLRQMKEVLAMAASLLFCVPATATDTQMGGDYLAVATEMDEPRKGTWSSMSASSDDRRVLPHPAPPFRGVIRETAEDSRSHFSPRVRAPQGAPNVLLVMTDDVGFAAASTFGGLIDTPTLDQLAEGGLVYNNFHTTAVCSPSRAALLTGRNHHAVGTGIIPEVATGFPGYNSEIPKNAATIASILKYNGYSTAMFGKHHNVPISQISTSGPFDNWPTSLGFEHFYGFIGSQTDQWAPALIQGTSRIRPPEGQHLDQLLADDLIRWLRNQKAAAPKQPFFAYLAPGTAHAPIQAPRAWIEKFQGRFDQGWNKAQEDIFARQKNAGIIPRTAQLNPLPAHISAWSDLTTDQRRIAARLMEVYAAQVAHFDHQFGRVIAELERMDELDNTLIIFIQGDNGASTQGGRLGTTNDLGALINRPPEPESWLLDSIDLLGGPDAKAHYPAGWAMAMNTPFRYAKRIASHLGGTRTGMVVSWRTHIQRTGGIRPQFQHLIDIAPTILEAAKLPPPEIVDGTPQQSLDGKSMMAGFNDTEAPAVPRVQYFEILGNRAIYANGWMASTTPPKAALAAAFNEPPPSPTAYQWELYNLRRDFSQSTDLARQNPEKLESLKKLWWKEARDNDVLPIDNSVTRARFTAEQRAHVPSRSRYTYWGPGVELERANVAPILNRSYSLNAHVIIPERAGQGVMTSVGSKFSGWSFFLKDGRPVVVEAFSDQPRHHFRLTADEVVTPGPAVIGYEVRYRADEPGVDVSLHINGRQVGSAYFPHRVRMVDQGESFAIGEDIGIPVATDYTDGGPFNGQIEKVHIDILDHLE, translated from the coding sequence ATGCATAGGCAGAAGTGGTTCGACAAGCATTCCGATGGGGGACGAATCATCGGCCGAAGGAGTTCTTCGGCATCCCGATTTCCAGGTACCAGCTTGCGGCAGATGAAAGAAGTCCTCGCGATGGCTGCCAGCCTCCTGTTCTGCGTGCCGGCAACAGCGACTGACACGCAGATGGGAGGTGACTATCTGGCCGTCGCAACGGAAATGGACGAGCCTCGGAAAGGTACTTGGTCTTCAATGTCGGCATCCTCGGACGACAGGCGTGTCCTGCCTCATCCGGCTCCGCCCTTCCGTGGCGTCATCAGGGAAACGGCTGAGGACTCGAGGTCTCACTTTTCCCCTCGCGTCCGCGCTCCACAAGGTGCGCCAAACGTCCTGCTTGTCATGACCGATGACGTCGGTTTCGCTGCGGCCAGCACATTCGGCGGCCTCATTGACACACCTACCCTCGATCAACTTGCTGAAGGAGGGCTCGTCTACAACAACTTCCATACCACCGCCGTGTGCTCTCCGAGTCGGGCCGCGCTTCTGACCGGGCGTAACCATCACGCGGTGGGTACAGGAATTATCCCGGAGGTCGCCACTGGCTTTCCCGGTTACAACAGCGAAATTCCAAAAAACGCCGCCACAATCGCATCCATCCTGAAATACAATGGTTACAGTACCGCGATGTTTGGCAAGCATCACAACGTGCCGATATCTCAAATCTCCACGTCGGGCCCTTTCGACAACTGGCCTACATCGCTGGGATTCGAACATTTTTATGGTTTTATCGGTTCGCAGACCGACCAGTGGGCGCCAGCTTTGATACAGGGGACCTCCCGTATCCGTCCTCCCGAAGGGCAACACCTCGACCAGTTGCTTGCGGATGACCTAATCCGCTGGCTCCGCAACCAGAAGGCGGCGGCCCCCAAGCAGCCCTTCTTTGCCTATCTCGCACCTGGAACCGCTCATGCGCCAATTCAAGCGCCAAGAGCATGGATCGAAAAATTTCAAGGCAGGTTCGATCAAGGCTGGAATAAGGCACAGGAGGATATTTTCGCCCGACAGAAGAATGCGGGGATAATTCCACGCACAGCGCAACTTAATCCACTACCCGCGCATATTTCAGCCTGGTCCGATCTGACGACTGACCAGAGACGGATCGCGGCGCGCTTGATGGAGGTTTATGCAGCCCAGGTAGCCCATTTTGATCACCAGTTCGGGCGTGTGATCGCAGAGCTTGAGCGCATGGATGAACTGGACAACACATTGATCATCTTCATACAGGGTGATAATGGCGCCAGTACGCAAGGTGGCAGGCTGGGAACCACGAACGATCTGGGTGCCCTGATTAACCGACCACCCGAACCTGAGAGTTGGCTCCTCGATTCGATCGACCTACTGGGCGGGCCGGATGCGAAAGCCCATTACCCGGCAGGCTGGGCTATGGCCATGAACACGCCGTTTCGCTATGCCAAGCGTATTGCGTCACACCTCGGCGGAACCCGCACTGGCATGGTTGTTTCCTGGCGCACGCATATCCAGCGCACCGGTGGTATTCGGCCGCAGTTCCAACATCTGATCGATATCGCGCCTACCATCCTTGAAGCAGCGAAGCTGCCGCCGCCCGAGATCGTGGACGGCACTCCGCAGCAATCTCTCGATGGAAAAAGCATGATGGCCGGCTTCAATGATACCGAGGCACCGGCAGTGCCACGCGTTCAATATTTTGAAATTCTTGGGAACCGCGCAATATATGCGAACGGATGGATGGCCTCGACCACCCCGCCCAAGGCTGCGCTGGCGGCAGCCTTTAACGAACCACCCCCTTCACCCACGGCATATCAGTGGGAATTATACAATCTACGGCGCGATTTCAGTCAATCCACCGATCTCGCGAGGCAGAATCCGGAAAAGCTCGAATCACTGAAGAAGCTCTGGTGGAAAGAGGCTCGCGACAATGACGTACTGCCGATTGACAATTCGGTCACGCGTGCGCGGTTCACCGCGGAACAACGGGCGCACGTGCCATCTCGCTCACGCTACACCTATTGGGGACCGGGCGTCGAGTTGGAACGCGCCAATGTTGCCCCCATCCTGAATCGGTCCTATAGCCTCAATGCCCATGTAATCATCCCGGAAAGAGCCGGCCAAGGTGTAATGACTTCAGTGGGTAGCAAGTTCAGTGGCTGGAGCTTCTTTCTGAAGGACGGCAGACCGGTTGTTGTTGAAGCATTCTCCGATCAGCCACGGCATCATTTCCGCTTGACGGCAGACGAGGTCGTCACGCCAGGACCCGCGGTGATCGGGTATGAGGTCCGCTACCGAGCCGACGAGCCGGGCGTTGACGTCTCGCTTCACATCAACGGGCGGCAGGTCGGCTCCGCGTATTTCCCGCATCGCGTGCGTATGGTTGATCAAGGCGAATCCTTTGCTATCGGCGAGGATATTGGCATACCCGTTGCCACCGACTATACAGACGGCGGGCCATTTAATGGGCAGATTGAGAAGGTCCATATCGATATTCTTGATCATTTGGAATAA
- a CDS encoding TonB-dependent receptor, whose amino-acid sequence MQKLITVVKYSLSFALVAGPSLLMAQSVESSSSTASAASEVDRGDSSLGAARLEEVVVTAQRRGEDLQSVPISISAVTASMADAMGIEGIQDVAIAAPAVNFGTTASGSNIRIRGVGASGSATDESANAIYIDGVYQSAAPALALPLNNIERIEVLKGPQGTLFGRNSTGGVIQVITRDPPEDPTLNLSVGYGNYETLETQAYMGSGITDELSVDLAIYSSDQNEGWGENLATGEDVYDGSSFSGRSKLLWMPGSRTKVTLAASYIDMDPLGSQGGNIFPGQRTVSAGGVAGSTYPGFFNIDHNSSDRKTVEQNQYSAKIEHDLDWAQLVSITSYSNTDFDFDWDNDGGRAFIAALEVFNSVEAITQELQLLSSDSSSIQWAAGLFYLNGVNSLDPLLVRGLSQGSPTASTELVSESDTDSYAVYGQATAPVFTDTNLTIGLRYTEDDRSLDSTVTTPTGLVLQVDDSENDTKLTWRLSLDHQLTVDHMVYASFDRGFKSGFYNTTDPFQSPIEPQVIDAYELGFKSELFDNRLRLNAAAFYYDYQDMQVRTGTPTGGVEILNAASSTITGVDIELVANPVQNLTLQGALSYLDADYDKFLNAPFFEPNPGGGQVQTFGDASGNDIVQVSDWAASLAGNYEIPINYGSIRLSSAVYYNSGYALDVQNRIEQGDYTLFNMSMAWVSPSDALEIRAWGRNLLDTHYRSTANSSALADIYFPGAPRTYGVTVSLRLL is encoded by the coding sequence ATGCAGAAATTAATAACAGTAGTAAAATATTCGTTGTCGTTTGCGTTGGTAGCTGGTCCATCTTTATTGATGGCGCAATCAGTTGAGTCCTCATCCTCAACTGCCAGTGCAGCCTCGGAGGTGGACAGGGGTGATTCGTCCCTGGGGGCAGCCCGTCTGGAGGAAGTCGTTGTTACCGCCCAGCGACGAGGGGAAGACCTTCAGAGCGTACCTATTTCCATCTCTGCCGTAACCGCATCAATGGCAGACGCAATGGGAATAGAGGGTATTCAGGATGTCGCGATAGCCGCGCCAGCGGTTAATTTTGGCACGACGGCATCAGGCTCCAATATTCGAATACGTGGCGTAGGAGCGAGTGGCTCTGCCACTGATGAAAGTGCCAATGCCATATATATCGATGGTGTATATCAGTCTGCCGCGCCAGCTCTCGCTCTGCCACTGAATAATATTGAACGGATCGAGGTCCTGAAGGGCCCCCAGGGAACTCTCTTCGGCCGTAATTCAACCGGTGGCGTGATACAAGTCATCACACGTGATCCGCCCGAGGATCCAACGCTCAACCTTTCGGTCGGTTACGGGAACTATGAAACCCTGGAAACCCAAGCCTACATGGGGTCGGGTATAACTGATGAACTCTCAGTTGACCTGGCAATTTATTCCTCAGACCAGAACGAGGGTTGGGGAGAAAATCTCGCGACTGGTGAAGACGTCTATGACGGAAGCAGTTTTTCCGGACGAAGCAAACTGCTCTGGATGCCCGGTAGCCGTACAAAGGTTACACTTGCCGCCAGTTATATTGATATGGATCCACTGGGATCGCAGGGTGGGAACATATTTCCGGGACAACGGACAGTCTCCGCAGGTGGTGTAGCTGGGTCTACCTATCCTGGCTTTTTCAACATTGATCATAATTCATCTGACAGAAAGACAGTGGAGCAGAACCAGTACTCCGCGAAAATTGAACACGATCTGGACTGGGCGCAGCTGGTAAGTATCACGAGCTATTCCAATACAGATTTCGATTTTGATTGGGACAATGATGGGGGAAGAGCATTCATAGCTGCACTGGAGGTATTTAATTCAGTTGAAGCAATCACACAGGAACTGCAGTTGCTTTCATCAGATAGCTCCTCCATTCAATGGGCGGCGGGCCTGTTCTATCTTAATGGCGTGAATTCACTTGATCCGTTATTGGTAAGAGGGCTGAGTCAGGGGTCTCCGACTGCGAGCACCGAGCTGGTTTCCGAGTCGGATACAGACTCGTATGCTGTATATGGACAGGCGACCGCGCCTGTTTTTACTGATACAAACCTGACTATCGGTTTGCGGTACACCGAGGATGATCGCTCGCTTGATTCCACAGTTACCACTCCGACGGGCCTGGTGTTACAGGTGGACGATAGTGAAAATGATACAAAATTGACCTGGAGACTTAGCCTCGACCACCAGTTGACAGTGGACCATATGGTATATGCATCTTTTGACAGAGGCTTCAAGAGTGGGTTTTACAATACAACCGACCCATTCCAATCACCTATCGAGCCGCAGGTTATCGATGCTTACGAACTTGGGTTTAAATCTGAGCTATTCGACAATCGTCTTCGCCTCAATGCAGCCGCGTTTTACTATGATTACCAGGATATGCAGGTGCGAACAGGAACTCCGACTGGCGGTGTTGAAATCTTGAATGCCGCATCCTCAACCATCACCGGGGTCGATATCGAACTGGTCGCCAATCCTGTGCAAAACCTTACTCTCCAAGGTGCTCTTTCCTATCTTGACGCAGACTATGACAAATTTCTAAATGCGCCATTCTTCGAGCCAAATCCCGGTGGTGGCCAAGTGCAGACCTTTGGTGATGCTTCTGGAAATGATATTGTTCAGGTGTCAGACTGGGCGGCGTCGCTGGCCGGTAATTATGAGATTCCCATCAATTATGGGTCAATCCGCTTGTCGTCAGCAGTTTATTATAATAGCGGATATGCTCTGGATGTTCAGAACCGGATAGAGCAGGGTGACTACACGCTGTTTAACATGAGTATGGCGTGGGTGTCTCCATCCGATGCACTGGAAATACGTGCCTGGGGAAGGAACTTGCTGGACACTCATTATCGTTCTACTGCCAACTCATCAGCGCTCGCTGACATATATTTCCCTGGTGCGCCGCGCACCTATGGGGTCACGGTCAGTTTGCGATTGCTGTAG